One window of Panthera tigris isolate Pti1 chromosome C2, P.tigris_Pti1_mat1.1, whole genome shotgun sequence genomic DNA carries:
- the CC2H3orf38 gene encoding uncharacterized protein C3orf38 homolog has product MLPRRRPAGPEGTKLLGRPLPPPPFLGAEMSGLSYPEMEGCRNLLGLLDNDDIMALCDTITNRLVQPEDRQDAIRAILVYSQSVEELLRRKKVHREVIFKYLATQGVIIPPATEKHNLIQHAKDYWKRQLQPKLKETPEPVKTEDMRLFQQPEKEDKKAEKVDFRRLGEEFCHWFFELLNSQNPFLGPPQDEWGPQHFWHDVKLRFYYNTSEQNVIDYCGAEIVSLRLLSLVKEEYLFLSPNLDASGLKCASSPHGLVMVGVAGTVHRGNTCLGIFEQIFGLIRCPFVENTWKIKFINLRIIGEGSLAPGTLMKPAITFEHGDLESFYNVITSCGTNEIQVDVRQALDSGTGDQALCSGDEALLNKRELSLPNPLKH; this is encoded by the exons ATGTTGCCTAGGCGCCGGCCTGCTGGGCCTGAAGGGACGAAGTTGCTGGgtcgtcccctccccccccccccatttttggGGGCCGAGATGTCGGGGCTCAGCTACCCAGAGATGGAGGGCTGTCGTAACCTGCTCGGCCTACTAGACAACGATGATATCATGGCCCTGTGCGACACCATCACCAACCGCCTGGTGCAGCCTGAGGACCGCCAAG atGCCATTCGTGCAATATTAGTGTACAGTCAAAGTGTAGAAGAGCTTTTGAGGCGTAAGAAAGTCCACCGGGAAGTCATATTTAAGTACTTGGCAACACAGGGGGTTATTATACCTCCAGCTACTGAAAAACACAATCTTATTCAGCATGCAAAGGATTACTGGAAAAGGCAGTTACAGCCAAAATTGAAGGAAACACCAGAGCCAGTTAAGACAGAGGACATGAGACTCTTTCAACAG ccggaaaaagaagataagaaaGCTGAAAAAGTTGATTTTCGTCGATTAGGAGAAGAATTCTGTCACTGGTTCTTTGAACTTCTTAATTCTCAGAATCCTTTCCTGGGACCGCCTCAAGACGAATGGGGGCCACAGCACTTCTGGCACGATGTCAAGCTTAGGTTTTATTACAACACCTCTGAACAAAATGTGATAGACTACTGTGGAGCAGAAATTGTAAGCCTTCGTCTGCTGTCACTAGTGAAAGAAGAGTATCTTTTTCTCAGTCCCAATCTAGATGCCAGTGGACTGAAATGTGCTTCTTCTCCCCATGGTCTAGTTATGGTTGGAGTTGCTGGGACTGTCCACCGAGGGAACACTTGTTTGGGcatttttgaacaaatatttggaCTCATACGCTGCCCTTTTGtggaaaatacttggaaaatcaAATTTATCAACCTGAGAATTATTGGAGAGGGTTCTCTTGCTCCTGGAACATTAATGAAACCAGCTATTACATTCGAACATGGTGATCTAGAGAGCTTTTATAACGTAATTACTTCATGTGGTACCAACGAAATACAAGTTGATGTAAGGCAGGCATTGGATAGTGGAACTGGAGACCAAGCTTTATGCAGTGGAGATGAGGCATTGTTGAACAAAAGAGAACTGAGTTTACCCAACCCTCTAAAGCATTGA